CAGATCTCCCTGCGGCGGCGCACCTGCCTCTCCTGCAGCCTGCTGCTCATTCCCGCAGCCGGCAGCGGTCAGGGTGAACACCGCCAGCAGTAAGACCGTCAGCCATCCGTGCAGTTGTCTGCTCCTTCTGATAAGCCTCATCCCGGCGACACATCCCACATCATTTATTTTTTCAAGTAGAAACGGCCTTGCCGTCCTTCTGAAGGACGGTACCGTTTCAGCGAGAAATATAAGGATAAGTTATTGAGTGAAACCTATAAATTCTTATATTTAGATAAATACAGGCATCGGATCTTTCTTCAGCCCATTCTCCTGAATCCAGCTCCGCTCCTCATTGAACAGGTAAGCGCGGTGTACCAGCACGGATATCTCCTGGCCCGGAGTGAGCGTTTCTTTCTCAAGGGAGCGGTAGGTGACCAGCTTATGTCCCTTTACTTCAACCTCTACGAGCCATTCACTGCCGCGAAAATGCAAATGCTTGACCGTACCCTGTTCCGTGGCCGAAGCCATTTTGAATTCATGCAGGTAGCCTACCTCAATGTACTCGGGACGGATCAGCGCCTTGGTCGGCTTACCGCCGCCCGCGCCCTCGAAGCCCTTCAGCTCGGAAGCACTCCCGATCAGCGTAGATTCCCCGATGAAGGTGGCCACGAACGGTGTCTTCGGCTCTTTATAGATATCCCAAGGCGTACCCTTCTGCTCCAGCCGCCCCTGGTTAATGATCATAATCTCATCCGCTACTTCAATCGCCTCGTCCTGATCATGGGTGACGAAGATGGAGGTGATCCCGACACGTTCGATCAGCTCCCGCAGCCAGGAACGCAGCTCCTGGCGGATCTTCGCATCAATCGCGGCGAACGGCTCATCCAGCAGCAGCAGCTGCGGCTCAGGGGCCAGCGCCCGGGCAAAAGCCACCCGCTGGCGCTGCCCCCCGGACAGCTGATGCGGATACCGGCTCTCGAAGCCCTTCAGTCCAGTCAGCTCCACCAGCTCGGTGACACGGTCACGGATGACAGACTTACTGGCTTTCTTGACTTTCAGGCCGAAGGCGATATTCTCGAACACCGTCATATGCTTGAACAACGCATAATTCTGGAAGACAAAGCCGATCTCACGCTCCTGCGGCGGAAGGTGGTTCACCCTCTTGCCGTGGAAAATAATCTCGCCGCTATCCGGCGTCTCAAGGCCCGCAAGCATCCGCAGGATCGAGGTTTTGCCGCCGCCGCTTGGGCCGAGCAGCCCGATCAGATGGCCTTTGGTAATGCCGAAATGGACATCCTTCACCGCATGAAAATCGCCAAAATGCTTATCGAGTCCCCGGACCTCTACATGCATAATTAGTGCCCTCCCTTTCTTCTCTTGCTCCATTCCATAAGCAGCAGCAGTCCTGCGGAGAATGCGGCCAGCACCAGTGCTATCCCGCCCGCAGCCGTAACATTGAAATTCTCGACATCCTGATAGACCAGTGTGGTGGCCGTCTGGGTCCGGTTCATAATATTGCCTGAGACGACGAGCACCGCACCGAACTCACCCAGAGAGCGGGCCACCGTCAGAATCACTCCATAGATGACCGCCCAGCGGATAGAAGGCCAGGTCACCTTCCAGAAGGTCGTCCAGCCATACGCGCCCAGTGTAGACGCAGCTTCCTCCTGCTGGGACCCGATCTCTTGCAGCACTGGCATCACCTCACGCACCATCAGCGGGAACGTCACGAACAGGGTCGCAATCACCATTCCCGGAAAAGCATACACAATCTTCACTCCGATTTGCTCAAACAACGCACCCAGCGCACTGTCCGGCCCGAGCAGCAGAACGATCATCAGCCCGCCGATCACCGGCGATACCGCATATGGCAGATCCACGATGCTGTTCAGCAGGCTTTTGAGACGCCGCCCCAGCCAGTTCGCCCGTACCAGATACAACGCCGTCATGATGCCAAACAGCGTATTGAGCAGCGTCACAACCACCACAACGTATCCGGTCATCAGCAGCGCATGCAGCGCCTCGGGCCGGGTTAGGGCGTTCCAGAAGCCGCTCCAGCCTTCGCTGAAGGCCCCCATTGTCATTCTGCCAAGCGGAGCTGCGATCAGGACGAAGAACACGAGATAAGTCAGTCCAATCCACAATCTTCTCATGATCTTCTCCCCCGCATCTGCATAAGGCTGATCAGCCAGAGAATCAGGAAGGATAAAGTCAGCAGAATGATCGACACCGCGGCGGCTCCCGCCGGATTATCACTTTCGACCTCTCCGAAAATATAAACGGAAGACACCAGCGTGCGCCCCGGAATATTGCCTGCCACGAGGACAACCGCACCGAATTCAGCGAGCGCCCGCGAGAAGGCCAGCATCCCGCCGCCGATCATGCCAGGTGCCATAGAGGGAAGAATGACCTGAAAGAAGACCCGGCCCGGCTTCGCTCCCATCGTATAGGCTGCCTCTTCTTCCGAAGCATCCAGCTCCTCCAGCAGCGGCTGGACTGCCCGGATGACGAAGGGAAAGGTGACGAAGACCATGGCAATCACAATGGCAGGCTGGTGGAAAACAATCGTGAAGCCCAGTGATTCCGCAAGGCCTCCGATCATGCTTCCCGGGCCCAGCAGCAGCAGAATCATTAATCCGCCAACCGCAGTAGGCAGAGCAAACGGGAGATCGACAAGGCTGTTCAGCAGCGCCCTGCCCCGGAACTTATACCGGATAAGGACCCAAGCGATCATCGTGCCCAGCAGCACATTCGCAAGAGCCGCAATGACCGCCAGCTTGAGTGTTAACAGGACCGATTTCCAGGCAATCGGATCGCTCACACTTTCAGTGAAGCTTCCGAGTCCGGATGAGAATGAATTGTAATAGACGCCGAGGATCGGCAGCACAATCAGTATGACAAAATACAGTACAACCGTTGATCTAAATCCCCAGGTCCAGCCCTTGTGCCTGATCAGCGAATTCAATGGTCAACCTCCCACCTCCGGATAACCGGTCGGTATACTCGACTTTAAGGCTTGATTATTCCTATTAATATACTTGGTTTAAAGTTATCCCTACTTTACCAAATACCGCTTACTGCCGTCAATTACTTTGTTAGTTTTTGGGTTAAAGTATAAGTAGCACTTGTTGCATTCAAATCAGAGAGGGGCTGTTCATGATGTTGCATACTATGGAGATCACCACCGGCATACGGGATGAAATGCGGGATATTACCCGCGAGGTTCAGGCTTATGTGAAGAATAGCGGAGTCCTTAACGGACTGCTGATTGTCTACTGCCCGCACACCACCGCAGGGATTGCGATTAACGAGAACGCCGATCCTGATGTGAAGCGCGATGTGTTGATGCGTCTGGATGAGGTCTATCCCTGGGAGCATCCCAAATACCGCCATGCGGAGGGCAATACGGCTTCCCACCTGAAGTCCATTACGGCCGGTCCTTCGCAGACCCTCATTATTCATGAAGGGGCTGTGCTGCTGGGCCGCTGGCAGGGCATCTATTTTTGCGAGTTCGACGGTCCAAGGCAACGCCAGTGCCACCTCAAAATTATGGAGGGCTAGCACTGCCTGCCCTTGTAGAAGAGCAGCAACGCATGAACCGCGAAGCTGCTCTCTATACAATTTATAGTTCCTGTAACACTTTCACCATGCAAAGTTATACCAATGCAACGCTCTAAAGTACAAGCTGTTAAAAAAAACAGCTTTTTATAAACTGCGGCTTAATACCTTGACATGTGTCAGAGCAACTTGCTTCACATCTTCGAACAATACTTTATCCTGAATATAATAGGAAATAAATCCGTGGGCAGATAAGAATAAGGTCAGCGGCACATTCTGCCAGTCCTCCGACACATATCCCTCTTCCTTCATATGACGGCGGACAATGCTTGCGAATAACTCAAAACATCGGCCCTGCTCTGCCCGGCAATAAGCCAGCAGCTCTTCGTCGCGGATCATGAACATGATCTCATACTGATACGGATGGTCCAGCCCGAACCGGATGAACTCCATAATCAGCTGCTCCACCCGGGTCATTCCCTCTTCAGGCGGAGTGGTCATAGCCTCATTCAGCAGCGAAGCCACATGATTGAAATCCTCAACTACAATGGCGTAGAAGAGTTCGGCCTTCTCTTTGAAATGGTAATACAGGGAGCCGTGGCTGTAACCCAGGTGCTGGCCAATGCTGCGCATCGAAATGGCACGGTACCCTTTGGTGATGAAAAGATGCCTCGCCGCCTCCAGAATTCTTTCTCTCGACAACTCCTGTTCCACTGCTCTTCTTGCCATAATCTATTCCCCTTCGCTGTAGTAAAGCCGCCGCCCTTCCGTAACGAGGGATTGCCCCTCCGTAAGATCGGTTATCCATGCGATAAATGCGTCACCTTCATCATTGCGCGGAAGACACAGCAGTGTAACTTTATCCGTAAACAAAGTCTCTCCGGTCTGAATATTCCGGCTCCGCAGTGCATTCTCCACCTTGCCCAGCCAAGTGTACTCGATTTCCACGAATACCTCCCGTCTCAGCACACGTGTAATGACCTCTCCGGCCGCAAGCGCCAGTACAGCGCCATCGGTATAGGCCCGAATCAGCCCGCCTGCACCCAGCATAATGCCTCCGAAATAACGGGTAACTACAATAGCGACATTCTTCACCTGTTGGCTGCGGATTACTTCCAAAATCGGTTTCCCGGCCGTACCACTCGGTTCCCCGTCATCCGACTGTCTCTGGATCTCATCCCTCTCCCCGATCATATAAGCAGAGCAGTTATGCGTAGCATTCCAGTGCTGCTTCTTGATCGAATCGATAAATTGCACAGCTTCTTCCTCGTTCTCCACCGGCATGACATGCCCGATGAAGCGTGATTTACGGATTACGACCTCCCGCGAGCCGGGGGTACGTACCGTCCGGTATTGTTCCAGCATTGTTGTCCATTCCTTACTCTACATGTGATGACTTGATATATATTAGGAGCAGCCCTGGTAGTGTTTACCTATGGACTGCTCCCTGATGACTTTTCTTACTATGAATGATCTGCGGTTAGAGTGGGACTATTCGGTAAGTCTGGCTTCCAGCTCTGCTTTTTCTTTCTCGTAGCCTGGTTTGCCCAGCAGTGCGAACATGTTCTTCTTGTAGGCCTCAACACCCGGCTGGTCGAACGGATTCACACCCAGCAGGTATCCGCTGATTCCGCAAGCCTTCTCGAAGAAGTACACCAGATAGCCGAAAGTATAAGGAGTCTGGTCAGGAATGGTAACGATCAGGTTCGGCACCTGTCCGTCGGTATGCGCCAGCATAGTTCCCTGGAACGCCTTCTTATTAACGAAGTCCATGGTCTGGCCAGTCAGGAAGTTAAGACCGTCCAGATCATCCGGATCATTCTCGATCGTTACATGGTGCTGTACCTTCTCCACTTGAATAACCGTCTCGAAGATGTTGCGGTTACCCTCCTGAATGAATTGGCCCATGGAGTGCAGGTCCGTCGAGAAGTCAACGGAGGAAGGATAGATTCCCTTGAAATCCTTGCCTTCGCTTTCGCCGTACAGCTGCTTCCACCATTCAGAGACAAAGTGCAGGGACGGCTCGTAGTTCACGAGGATTTCTGTCGTCTTGCCTTTGCGGTAGAGCGCGTTACGTACTGCAGCGTATTGATAGCTCTGGTTCGTAGCCACATCCGGATTGTTGAACTCATCGGCTGCGGCTGCGGCCCCCTGCATCATTTCTTCAATGTTAATTCCCGCTACGGCGATAGGCAGAAGGCCTACCGGTGTCAGTACGGAATAACGTCCGCCTACATCATCAGGGATAATGAACGACTCATAGCCTTCTTCGTTAGCCAGCTTCTTGAGTGCGCCCTTCTCCTTGTCTGTTGTAGCGTAGATCCGTTTGCGGGCTTCTTCCTTGCCGTATTTCTTCTCCAGTGCTGCACGGAAGATACGGAAAGCAATAGCCGGCTCGGTAGTTGTACCGGATTTGGAGATTACGTTCACGGAGAAGTCTTTGCCTTCTACCAGGTCAAGCAGATGCGTGATGTAGGTAGAGCTGATGTTATTACCGGCAAAATAAACCTCCGGTGTCTTGCGCTTGTCCTTGGACAGGTTATTGTAGAAAGAATGTGACAGCGCCTCAATAGCTGCGCGGGCTCCCAGATAAGAACCGCCGATCCCGATCACGATCAGAACTTCCGAATCACTCTGGATCTTCTTGGCAGCCTGCTGAATGCGGGCGAATTCTTCCTTGTCATACGCTGTAGGGAGATCGATCCAGCCCAGGTAATCGGAGCCGGCTCCGCTCTTGTTATGCAATTGTTCGTGGGCCAGCTTCACCGGAGCGGCGAAGTAGTCGATCTCGGTCTGGCTGAAGAAGGAAAGGGCTTTGGTGTAGTCAAAATTAATCTTCTTGGACATCGGTAATGGTAGCCTCCTGTTTATCTCTTTAGATTTGACACCGTGTGTTGCAACATTATAATCTAGAATACTTTAATTTGCCTTGACTGGCAAGGTCTTAAGGCATATCCCCGGCTTTCCGAACCCTGTTTATGAAAAAAACACTGAAAGCGGTTACCAAGCAGACAAGCATACCTGTTCTGTGGAACATGCTGTAACCTTCTGATAGAATGAAGGCAAACTTAGTTTCTATAAATATGATCTCAGGAGAGCAAAGGTGGAATTGAAATGAAGCACATCGGCTTTATCGGACTCGGAACAATGGGAGCACCTATGGCGTCGAACCTGCTGCGAAGCGGCTTTGAGGTTACGGTGTACAACCGTACAGCAGCGAAATGCAAACCTCTCGAACAGGAAGGCGCGAGGACAGCCGCCACACCGCAGGCAGCAGCGGAAGGCAAGGATGTTATTATCACCATGATCAGCAACGATGATTCGATCCGTGAAGTCTTCTATGGTGACCATGGCATTCTCGCTACCCTTCAGCCGGGAACAACTGTGATTGATTCCAGCACCATCTCCCCCGGACTCGCAAAAGAGATCGCTGCTGAAGTTGAAGCACGGGGCGGCAGCTTCCTTGATGCCCCTGTAACCGGCAGCAAGCCGGCAGCTATCGACGGCACACTGGTCTTCATGGTCGGCGGACATGCCGAAGTGATTGAGAAGCACCGGGATCTCTTCGACTCCATGGGCCGCCTGCTGCTGCATATGGGCGCTAACGGCAGCGGCGCTGTAGCCAAGCTGGCTCACAATGCCATGGTCGGCATTCACAATGTCGCACTCGCCGAGGGCTTCTCCATTGCAGTGAAGTCCGGAGTACCCGCAGACAAGTTCCTGGAGCTGGTGAAGAACGGCTCAGCAGGCAGCAAGCAAGCCGAGCTGAAGGGCCAGAAGATCATCGAAGGAGACTTCAGCAACCAATTCTCCTTAGCCCTCATGCTCAAGGATCTCAAGCTGGCGTCCTCGCTCAGTGATTCCACCGGCGTTCCTTCCCCTATGCTCGGCGTAGCCAAAAGCATGTTCCAGGCAGGCTTCAACCACGGCTTCGGCGACGAGGATCTGTCCGCTGTGGTCAAATCCTACGAGGACTGGATCGGGAAGAAGATCGGAGAAGGTAACTAATCTAACGGCGGCTTTTCCAGAATCTGTTTATGATGGTGTTACACACTATTGTAAACAGGGGAGGAAATTTCAATGCTAACCTTTGAACTGGCCCGGCCAGAAGATGCGGCCATGTTGGCGGATGTCCAAAAAAGAACCTTCGACGATGATGCCCGCTGTTATCAGGATAAGGAAGAGGATGGCCCTCCAGGCTATGATTCGGTGTCTTGGCAGATCAGGCAGATGCAGCAGAGCCATTATTACAAGCTCCTGAAGGATGGTGAAATTGTCGGCGGGATGATAATTTTCCCGTCATCTGCAGAAAAGGAATGTCATCTGGGCCGCATCTTTATCGATCCGCTCTGCCAGAATCAAGGCTTCGGGCATGAAGCTTTGCATTTCTTATTTGTACAGTACCCTACGGCCAAGCGCTGGACACTGGATACACCCTCGTGGGCCGTCCGGAATCATCACTTCTATGAG
The window above is part of the Paenibacillus sp. FSL H8-0048 genome. Proteins encoded here:
- a CDS encoding sulfate/molybdate ABC transporter ATP-binding protein gives rise to the protein MHVEVRGLDKHFGDFHAVKDVHFGITKGHLIGLLGPSGGGKTSILRMLAGLETPDSGEIIFHGKRVNHLPPQEREIGFVFQNYALFKHMTVFENIAFGLKVKKASKSVIRDRVTELVELTGLKGFESRYPHQLSGGQRQRVAFARALAPEPQLLLLDEPFAAIDAKIRQELRSWLRELIERVGITSIFVTHDQDEAIEVADEIMIINQGRLEQKGTPWDIYKEPKTPFVATFIGESTLIGSASELKGFEGAGGGKPTKALIRPEYIEVGYLHEFKMASATEQGTVKHLHFRGSEWLVEVEVKGHKLVTYRSLEKETLTPGQEISVLVHRAYLFNEERSWIQENGLKKDPMPVFI
- a CDS encoding sulfate ABC transporter permease subunit; this encodes MRRLWIGLTYLVFFVLIAAPLGRMTMGAFSEGWSGFWNALTRPEALHALLMTGYVVVVVTLLNTLFGIMTALYLVRANWLGRRLKSLLNSIVDLPYAVSPVIGGLMIVLLLGPDSALGALFEQIGVKIVYAFPGMVIATLFVTFPLMVREVMPVLQEIGSQQEEAASTLGAYGWTTFWKVTWPSIRWAVIYGVILTVARSLGEFGAVLVVSGNIMNRTQTATTLVYQDVENFNVTAAGGIALVLAAFSAGLLLLMEWSKRRKGGH
- the cysT gene encoding sulfate ABC transporter permease subunit CysT — its product is MNSLIRHKGWTWGFRSTVVLYFVILIVLPILGVYYNSFSSGLGSFTESVSDPIAWKSVLLTLKLAVIAALANVLLGTMIAWVLIRYKFRGRALLNSLVDLPFALPTAVGGLMILLLLGPGSMIGGLAESLGFTIVFHQPAIVIAMVFVTFPFVIRAVQPLLEELDASEEEAAYTMGAKPGRVFFQVILPSMAPGMIGGGMLAFSRALAEFGAVVLVAGNIPGRTLVSSVYIFGEVESDNPAGAAAVSIILLTLSFLILWLISLMQMRGRRS
- a CDS encoding secondary thiamine-phosphate synthase enzyme YjbQ, whose translation is MLHTMEITTGIRDEMRDITREVQAYVKNSGVLNGLLIVYCPHTTAGIAINENADPDVKRDVLMRLDEVYPWEHPKYRHAEGNTASHLKSITAGPSQTLIIHEGAVLLGRWQGIYFCEFDGPRQRQCHLKIMEG
- a CDS encoding TetR/AcrR family transcriptional regulator, coding for MARRAVEQELSRERILEAARHLFITKGYRAISMRSIGQHLGYSHGSLYYHFKEKAELFYAIVVEDFNHVASLLNEAMTTPPEEGMTRVEQLIMEFIRFGLDHPYQYEIMFMIRDEELLAYCRAEQGRCFELFASIVRRHMKEEGYVSEDWQNVPLTLFLSAHGFISYYIQDKVLFEDVKQVALTHVKVLSRSL
- a CDS encoding YigZ family protein, yielding MLEQYRTVRTPGSREVVIRKSRFIGHVMPVENEEEAVQFIDSIKKQHWNATHNCSAYMIGERDEIQRQSDDGEPSGTAGKPILEVIRSQQVKNVAIVVTRYFGGIMLGAGGLIRAYTDGAVLALAAGEVITRVLRREVFVEIEYTWLGKVENALRSRNIQTGETLFTDKVTLLCLPRNDEGDAFIAWITDLTEGQSLVTEGRRLYYSEGE
- a CDS encoding glucose-6-phosphate isomerase, which translates into the protein MSKKINFDYTKALSFFSQTEIDYFAAPVKLAHEQLHNKSGAGSDYLGWIDLPTAYDKEEFARIQQAAKKIQSDSEVLIVIGIGGSYLGARAAIEALSHSFYNNLSKDKRKTPEVYFAGNNISSTYITHLLDLVEGKDFSVNVISKSGTTTEPAIAFRIFRAALEKKYGKEEARKRIYATTDKEKGALKKLANEEGYESFIIPDDVGGRYSVLTPVGLLPIAVAGINIEEMMQGAAAAADEFNNPDVATNQSYQYAAVRNALYRKGKTTEILVNYEPSLHFVSEWWKQLYGESEGKDFKGIYPSSVDFSTDLHSMGQFIQEGNRNIFETVIQVEKVQHHVTIENDPDDLDGLNFLTGQTMDFVNKKAFQGTMLAHTDGQVPNLIVTIPDQTPYTFGYLVYFFEKACGISGYLLGVNPFDQPGVEAYKKNMFALLGKPGYEKEKAELEARLTE
- a CDS encoding NAD(P)-dependent oxidoreductase, whose amino-acid sequence is MEMKHIGFIGLGTMGAPMASNLLRSGFEVTVYNRTAAKCKPLEQEGARTAATPQAAAEGKDVIITMISNDDSIREVFYGDHGILATLQPGTTVIDSSTISPGLAKEIAAEVEARGGSFLDAPVTGSKPAAIDGTLVFMVGGHAEVIEKHRDLFDSMGRLLLHMGANGSGAVAKLAHNAMVGIHNVALAEGFSIAVKSGVPADKFLELVKNGSAGSKQAELKGQKIIEGDFSNQFSLALMLKDLKLASSLSDSTGVPSPMLGVAKSMFQAGFNHGFGDEDLSAVVKSYEDWIGKKIGEGN
- a CDS encoding GNAT family N-acetyltransferase, with the protein product MLTFELARPEDAAMLADVQKRTFDDDARCYQDKEEDGPPGYDSVSWQIRQMQQSHYYKLLKDGEIVGGMIIFPSSAEKECHLGRIFIDPLCQNQGFGHEALHFLFVQYPTAKRWTLDTPSWAVRNHHFYEKHGFIKTGETKDTESNESIWEYERRSPLTEAGR